In a genomic window of Punica granatum isolate Tunisia-2019 chromosome 6, ASM765513v2, whole genome shotgun sequence:
- the LOC116209791 gene encoding glutamate--glyoxylate aminotransferase 2 — protein sequence MSPKALDYESLNENVKKVQYAVRGELYLRASELQKEGKKIIFTNVGNPHALGQKPLTFPRQVVALCQAPFLLDDPNVGLLFPADAIARAKHYLSLTSGGLGAYSDSRGLPGVRKEVADFIGRRDGYPSDPELIFLTDGASKGVMQILNAIIRGEGDGVLVPVPQYPLYSAAIALFGGSLVPYYLEETANWGLDVADLRQSVAQARRKGITVRAMVIINPGNPTGQCLSAANLREILQFCYQENLVLLGDEVYQQNIYQDERPFISVKKVLMDMGGPMSKEVQLVSFHSVSKGYWGECGQRGGYFEMTNIPPRTVDEIYKIASISLSPNVPAMIFLGLMVNPPKPGDISYDQFVRESKEILESLRRRARIMTDGFNSCRNVVCNFTEGAMYSFPQIRLPPRAIEAAKKAGKVPDVFYCLKLLEATGISTVPGSGFGQKEGVFHLRTTILPAEEDMPAIMASFKKFNDEFMEQYEDHRGYSRM from the exons ATGTCGCCGAAGGCATTGGACTATGAGTCGCTGAACGAAAATGTCAAGAAGGTCCAGTACGCTGTTAGAGGCGAGTTGTATCTCCGAGCCTCGGAGCTTCAAAAGGAAGGGAAGAAG ATTATCTTCACCAATGTCGGGAACCCTCATGCTCTGGGACAGAAGCCGCTGACCTTTCCTCGCCAG GTGGTTGCCTTGTGCCAGGCTCCTTTTCTACTGGACGACCCCAATGTAGGGTTGCTCTTCCCGGCTGATGCTATTGCAAGAGCCAAGCACTATCTCTCACTTACCTCGGGTGGTCTAG GGGCTTACAGCGATTCTCGTGGTCTTCCGGGGGTCAGGAAGGAAGTGGCAGATTTCATTGGAAGGCGTGATGGTTACCCAAG TGACCCAGAACTAATATTTCTCACTGATGGTGCAAGCAAAGGTGTGATGCAAATCCTCAATGCAATTATTCGCGGTGAAGGAGATGGG GTTCTGGTGCCAGTCCCACAGTACCCACTTTATTCTGCTGCAATAGCTCTCTTTGGCGGCTCTCTTGTCCCATATTACCTTGAGGAGACTGCCAACTGGGGCCTTGACGTAGCTGACCTTCGCCAATCAGTTGCACAGGCTCGCCGGAAAGGGATAACA GTTAGAGCTATGGTTATTATAAACCCTGGAAACCCAACTGGGCAGTGCCTCAGTGCAGCAAACCTGAGAGAAATTCTGCAGTTCTGTTACCAAGAGAACCTCGTCTTGCTCGGAGATGAGGTATATCAGCAGAACATATACCAGGACGAGCGTCCCTTCATCAGTGTCAAGAAg GTGTTGATGGACATGGGTGGGCCTATGAGCAAGGAAGTGCAGCTTGTTTCTTTCCACTCAGTGTCAAAAGGTTACTGGGGTGAGTGTGGACAGAGGGGAGGATACTTCGAGATGACTAACATTCCTCCGAGG ACTGTTGACGAGATCTACAAGATTGCTTCCATATCACTTAGCCCCAACGTTCCCGCCATGATCTTT TTGGGATTGATGGTTAACCCTCCAAAACCTGGGGATATTTCGTATGACCAGTTTGTACGGGAAAG cAAAGAGATCCTTGAATCGCTCAGGAGAAGAGCTAGGATTATGACGGATGGGTTCAACAGCTGCAGGAATGTTGTTTGCAACTTCACTGAAG GTGCCATGTATTCGTTCCCTCAAATACGTTTGCCGCCGAGAGCAATAGAAGCCGCCAAGAAAGCCGGGAAGGTCCCTGACGTCTTCTACTGCCTCAAGCTTCTGGAAGCTACCGGCATCTCCACCGTGCCAGGTTCAGGATTCGGACAGAAAGAAGG
- the LOC116209792 gene encoding ribose-phosphate pyrophosphokinase 4 isoform X1, translating into MAAAAPPPSSLGTRSSASLRTPSNLLFSKIPSLHSPPPSGCLRLACRSQLRSFDDSQNWITVDYFPSVDPIHVIHGSSSAASIPMAASAGLDSAAKGAKKVCLFYCAETKPLAERVAAQSDYIELRSINWRTFDDGFPNLFIPNAQGIRGQHVAFLASFSSPRVIFEQLSIIYALPKLFVSSFTLVLPFFPTGTSERMEDEGDVATAFTLARILSNVPISRGGPTSLVTFDIHALQERFYFGDNILPCFESGIPLLKNRLQQLPDSDNISIAFPDDGAWKRFHNQLQHFPTIVCAKVREGNQRIVRLKEGDPKGRHVVIVDDLVQSGGTLIECQKVLAAHGAAKISAYVTHGIFPHKSWERFKHDNGGNPEDGMTYFWITDSCPQTVNEVMNKPPFEVLSLANSIAASLLI; encoded by the exons ATGGCGGCGGCGGCACCTCCGCCCTCCTCTCTCGGAACCCGCTCCTCCGCCTCCCTCAGAACCCCATCGAACCTCCTCTTCTCCAAGATTCCATCCCTCCATAGCCCTCCTCCCTCCGGCTGCCTCCGCCTCGCATGCAGGTCCCAGCTCCGGAGCTTCGATGACTCGCAGAACTGGATAACCGTCGACTATTTCCCCAGCGTTGATCCTATCCACGTCATCCACGGGTCGTCTTCTGCTGCTTCGATCCCAATGGCTGCGAGCGCCGGGCTGGATTCCGCCGCGAAGGGAGCCAAGAAGGTCTGTCTCTTCTACTGCGCCGAGACCAAGCCGCTCGCCGAGAGAGTCGCCGCTCAGTCGGACTACATTGAGCTCCGCAGCATCAACTGGAG GACATTTGATGATGGATTCCCCAACTTGTTCATACCCAACGCTCAGGGGATTCGAGGGCAGCATGTCGCTTTTCTGGCATCGTTTAGCTCCCCGAGGGTGATCTTTGAGCAGCTCTCTATCATCTATGCATTACCAAAGTTATTTGTGTCTTCATTCACGCTCGTGCTTCCGTTTTTCCCCACGGGCACTTCTGAGCGTATGGAGGACGAGGGAGATGTAGCAACAGCTTTTACACTAGCAAGGATATTGTCGAACGTTCCAATATCTAGAGGAGGGCCTACTAGTTTAGTTACCTTTGATATCCATGCCTTGCAG GAGAGATTCTACTTCGGTGACAACATTTTGCCATGCTTCGAGAGTGGGATACCCTTGCTTAAAAATAGACTCCAGCAGCTCCCTGATTCTGACAAT ATATCTATTGCCTTTCCTGATGATGGTGCATGGAAACGTTTTCACAATCAACTACAGCATTTTCCAACG ATTGTTTGCGCTAAAGTTCGGGAAGGTAATCAACGCATTGTGCGCCTTAAGGAGGGGGATCCCAAAGGAAGGCATGTTGTTATAGTTGATGATCTGGTCCAATCAGGTGGCACTCTAATAGAATGCCAG AAAGTTTTGGCTGCACACGGAGCAGCAAAAATTAGTGCCTACGTGACACATGGGATTTTTCCTCACAAGTCATGGGAACGTTTTAAACATGACAATGGAG GGAATCCCGAGGATGGTATGACCTACTTTTGGATCACGGACTCCTGTCCTCAGACAGTGAACGAAGTAATGAACAAACCTCCATTCGAAGTACTCAGCCTTGCTAATTCCATAGCAGCCAGCCTCCTAATATAA
- the LOC116209792 gene encoding ribose-phosphate pyrophosphokinase 3, mitochondrial isoform X2, whose protein sequence is MAAAAPPPSSLGTRSSASLRTPSNLLFSKIPSLHSPPPSGCLRLACRSQLRSFDDSQNWITVDYFPSVDPIHVIHGSSSAASIPMAASAGLDSAAKGAKKVCLFYCAETKPLAERVAAQSDYIELRSINWRTFDDGFPNLFIPNAQGIRGQHVAFLASFSSPRERFYFGDNILPCFESGIPLLKNRLQQLPDSDNISIAFPDDGAWKRFHNQLQHFPTIVCAKVREGNQRIVRLKEGDPKGRHVVIVDDLVQSGGTLIECQKVLAAHGAAKISAYVTHGIFPHKSWERFKHDNGGNPEDGMTYFWITDSCPQTVNEVMNKPPFEVLSLANSIAASLLI, encoded by the exons ATGGCGGCGGCGGCACCTCCGCCCTCCTCTCTCGGAACCCGCTCCTCCGCCTCCCTCAGAACCCCATCGAACCTCCTCTTCTCCAAGATTCCATCCCTCCATAGCCCTCCTCCCTCCGGCTGCCTCCGCCTCGCATGCAGGTCCCAGCTCCGGAGCTTCGATGACTCGCAGAACTGGATAACCGTCGACTATTTCCCCAGCGTTGATCCTATCCACGTCATCCACGGGTCGTCTTCTGCTGCTTCGATCCCAATGGCTGCGAGCGCCGGGCTGGATTCCGCCGCGAAGGGAGCCAAGAAGGTCTGTCTCTTCTACTGCGCCGAGACCAAGCCGCTCGCCGAGAGAGTCGCCGCTCAGTCGGACTACATTGAGCTCCGCAGCATCAACTGGAG GACATTTGATGATGGATTCCCCAACTTGTTCATACCCAACGCTCAGGGGATTCGAGGGCAGCATGTCGCTTTTCTGGCATCGTTTAGCTCCCCGAGG GAGAGATTCTACTTCGGTGACAACATTTTGCCATGCTTCGAGAGTGGGATACCCTTGCTTAAAAATAGACTCCAGCAGCTCCCTGATTCTGACAAT ATATCTATTGCCTTTCCTGATGATGGTGCATGGAAACGTTTTCACAATCAACTACAGCATTTTCCAACG ATTGTTTGCGCTAAAGTTCGGGAAGGTAATCAACGCATTGTGCGCCTTAAGGAGGGGGATCCCAAAGGAAGGCATGTTGTTATAGTTGATGATCTGGTCCAATCAGGTGGCACTCTAATAGAATGCCAG AAAGTTTTGGCTGCACACGGAGCAGCAAAAATTAGTGCCTACGTGACACATGGGATTTTTCCTCACAAGTCATGGGAACGTTTTAAACATGACAATGGAG GGAATCCCGAGGATGGTATGACCTACTTTTGGATCACGGACTCCTGTCCTCAGACAGTGAACGAAGTAATGAACAAACCTCCATTCGAAGTACTCAGCCTTGCTAATTCCATAGCAGCCAGCCTCCTAATATAA
- the LOC116209790 gene encoding uncharacterized protein LOC116209790: protein MKALLNPQYSLLSTSPAHFSRRRNLTRSRTSACIGTPVYHPGRLVRRMHPLTVRAAALDSALVDQLGLSDAEIINPSVSSSYRSSKLRKPNQTVLDAQARVCTGPTQTRPLSEEQAFKVLDTILRSANGELGNEEQVSKAQMGAFFAAMTIRANAFPEATQWSEGERHAMNTFWPLLVRALPPDVIFLADPEGSIMGAGSSIGPMYTGNGTSEMRLVGALREILAGGHLGYEEVQGVLKDVLPLEAEDPISAGVSQSLLSAFLIGQRMNRETDRELKAYCLAFDDELGPPPVADVRSLTHYGEPYDGNTRYFRSTLFVAAVRSCYGESSLLHGVEWMPPKGGVTEEQMLRFMGANTRLSVSQAKELLEADEVGFAYVSQREARPSLYSLIGLREHIKKRPPLATTEKVQQLVRARGREAIVTGFYHEGYEEPMLMLMKRRGVYSGLVVKGEEGALSMTTRVRSGNVSKGLPVNYCSGFRSVSTVSAIELDGVSRQNFSLEVNAKDYGFEPTETPRTDRSVSKNIELGLAALRGQKGPAYDRIVLNAGMVDHLLGCEGAEDVSAAFDRAREAINSGRALKRLLTYIKISQKLKQDRN from the exons ATGAAAGCTCTCCTCAACCCTCAATACTCTCTCCTGTCAACCTCTCCGGCTCACTTCTCCCGGCGTCGGAACCTCACGCGCTCACGTACCTCGGCATGCATCGGTACCCCGGTATATCACCCAGGCCGTCTGGTTCGGCGGATGCATCCGTTGACCGTGAGGGCGGCTGCTCTGGACTCGGCGCTGGTCGATCAGCTCGGGCTCTCCGACGCTGAGATCATAAATCCTTCTGTTTCTTCATCGTATAGGAGCAGCAAACTGCGGAAGCCGAATCAGACGGTGCTGGATGCTCAGGCTAGGGTATGCACCGGCCCTACCCAGACCAGGCCGCTCTCCGAGGAGCAGGCCTTTAAGGTTCTGGACACGATACTAAGATCTG CTAATGGGGAGCTTGGGAATGAGGAGCAAGTATCGAAAGCTCAAATGGGTGCTTTCTTCGCTGCGATGACAATCCGGGCGAATGCTTTCCCGGAAGCAACTCAGTGGAGTGAAGGGGAAAGGCATGCCATGAACACATTCTGGCCTCTCTTAGTTCGGGCGCTGCCGCCCGATGTGATATTTTTGGCTGATCCTGAGGGCTCGATAATGGGGGCAGGGAGTTCGATCGGGCCAATGTACACTGGCAATGGTACTAGTGAAATGAGATTGGTTGGTGCATTAAGGGAAATTTTAGCTGGGGGCCATCTTGGATATGAGGAAGTCCAAGGTGTCCTGAAAGATGTTCTTCCCCTAGAAGCTGAAGATCCGATATCTGCTGGAGTAAGTCAGTCATTGCTTTCGGCATTTTTAATAGGTCAACGTATGAACAGGGAAACAGACCGTGAGTTAAAAGCATACTGCCTtgcatttgatgatgaactgg GTCCTCCTCCTGTAGCTGATGTTAGATCTTTGACTCATTACGGGGAACCCTATGATGGAAACACTAGATATTTCAGGAGCACGTTATTTGTTGCTGCAGTTAGATCTTGTTATGGTGAATCCAGCCTGCTCCATGGTGTGGAATGGATGCCACCCAAG GGAGGTGTGACTGAAGAGCAAATGTTGAGGTTCATGGGGGCAAATACAAGGCTATCTGTCTCGCAGGCAAAAGAACTTCTCGAG GCTGACGAAGTTGGTTTTGCATACGTAAGTCAGCGTGAAGCTCGCCCATCTCT ATATTCGCTGATTGGTTTGAGAGAGCATATTAAAAAGCGTCCTCCTCTGGCAACTACTGAAAAGGTTCAGCAACTTGTTCGG GCTAGGGGAAGGGAAGCAATCGTTACTGGATTTTATCATGAAGGCTACGAGGAACCCATGTTGATGCTTATGAAAAGAAGAGGCGTTTATTCTGGATTAGTGGTCAAG GGGGAGGAAGGAGCCCTGTCCATGACAACTAGAGTTCGCTCGGGAAATGTCTCTAAGGGACTCCCAGTGAACTACTGCTCAGGGTTCCGTTCAGTGAGCACAGTGTCTGCTATTGAACTAGATG GTGTTTCTAGGCAGAACTTCAGTCTTGAGGTTAATGCTAAAGATTATGGTTTTGAGCCTACGGAAACACCGAGAACTGATAGATCG GTCTCGAAGAACATAGAGTTGGGATTGGCAGCTCTTCGTGGCCAAAAAGGCCCAGCATATGACCGGATTGTCTTAAATGCTGGGATGGTTGACCACTTGCTGGGATGCGAGGGTGCTGAAGATGTCTCTGCTGCTTTCGACCGGGCGAGAGAGGCCATCAACAGCGGCAGAGCCCTCAAGAGACTCTTAACCTATATCAAGATCTCTCAGAAGCTGAAGCAAGATAGGAATTAG